One genomic region from Streptomyces sp. NBC_01304 encodes:
- a CDS encoding caspase, EACC1-associated type yields the protein MNASGRYALVVATGDYQDEGLRGLLAPTRDATELAEVLADPAIGGFDVDVLDNPDANQLRVKIEDFFADRSLRDTLVLHFACHGLKGEGNRLFLAATDTRPARLASTAVPAEYVSSLMMASRAQRVAVLLDCCFAGLFERGMISRADSAVHVQDSFTGLDRTGNERGRAVVTASSAVEYAYEGNQFVAEAAAGTTMGAGLKIGTPGSSLFTGALVEGLRTGQADLDGDGEIGLAELADYIGQRIRAVTPQQNPQLWMFGAQGDLPIARARRRVQAVALPERLAAAATSANREQRLWAVDDLGTMLHGPQVPLALTAHSALAQLARDDSRRVAEAAQRMLASAFPRIVSTYWNLGRVPAGTPGAPVLLGVDGPPIVRATLQAVAEPWLRVRYVDRGLTLSVDAPTPGPYAGGVTLRTATGELVVQVTAEVTATGPDAARPSRPRRFRLARPKPQAQAPWFGPTQGSQFGPAQAAQFGPAQGSPSAGFRTPPQSVRPPGVRRAHAWPFAVTATLMLLVLVMPAYRDEYDDTWVQGASYDALPLTVAATAVLLTCGAMAILLRRGAAAARHRALRWWYDFVVLLALAVAVLFGAHLADPEVAAGAGSFVFYPGCLLLLWGVVPLWRIRNRRRHAATQH from the coding sequence ATGAATGCCTCCGGACGGTACGCGCTCGTCGTGGCCACGGGCGACTACCAGGACGAAGGGCTGCGCGGCCTGCTCGCGCCGACCCGCGACGCCACGGAACTCGCCGAGGTCCTGGCAGATCCGGCGATCGGCGGCTTCGACGTGGACGTACTGGACAACCCCGACGCGAACCAACTCCGGGTGAAGATCGAGGACTTCTTCGCCGACCGGTCCCTGCGGGACACCCTGGTGCTGCACTTCGCCTGCCACGGCCTCAAAGGAGAGGGCAACCGGCTGTTCCTGGCCGCGACGGACACCAGGCCCGCGCGACTCGCCTCCACCGCGGTGCCGGCCGAGTACGTCAGCAGCCTGATGATGGCGAGCCGGGCGCAGCGGGTGGCCGTGCTGCTCGACTGCTGCTTCGCGGGGCTTTTCGAGCGCGGCATGATCAGCCGGGCCGACTCCGCCGTGCACGTGCAGGACAGCTTCACCGGGCTCGACCGCACCGGCAACGAACGCGGACGCGCCGTGGTGACGGCGTCCAGCGCGGTGGAGTACGCCTACGAGGGCAACCAGTTCGTGGCGGAGGCGGCGGCGGGCACCACGATGGGGGCGGGCCTGAAGATCGGGACGCCGGGTTCCTCGCTGTTCACCGGCGCGCTGGTCGAGGGACTGCGCACCGGGCAGGCCGACCTGGACGGCGACGGCGAGATCGGTCTGGCCGAACTCGCCGACTACATCGGCCAGCGCATCCGGGCGGTGACACCGCAACAGAACCCGCAGCTGTGGATGTTCGGCGCCCAGGGCGATCTGCCGATCGCCCGCGCCCGGCGGCGCGTACAGGCCGTCGCACTGCCCGAACGGCTGGCGGCAGCGGCCACCTCCGCCAACCGGGAACAGCGGCTCTGGGCCGTCGACGATCTCGGCACCATGCTGCACGGCCCGCAGGTGCCCCTCGCGCTCACGGCCCACTCCGCCCTCGCCCAACTGGCCCGCGACGACAGCCGACGGGTCGCGGAGGCGGCCCAGCGCATGCTCGCCTCCGCGTTCCCACGGATCGTGAGCACCTACTGGAACCTCGGCCGGGTCCCGGCGGGCACGCCCGGAGCGCCGGTCCTGCTCGGGGTCGACGGCCCGCCGATCGTGCGCGCGACCCTGCAGGCGGTGGCCGAACCATGGCTGCGCGTGCGGTACGTGGACCGGGGCCTCACGCTGTCGGTGGACGCGCCGACGCCCGGCCCGTACGCGGGCGGTGTGACGCTGCGGACGGCCACCGGGGAGCTCGTGGTCCAGGTGACGGCCGAGGTGACCGCCACCGGGCCCGATGCCGCCCGCCCGAGCCGCCCGCGCCGGTTCCGCCTCGCCCGCCCGAAGCCTCAGGCACAGGCCCCGTGGTTCGGCCCCACGCAGGGCTCGCAGTTCGGCCCCGCCCAAGCCGCACAGTTCGGCCCTGCACAGGGCTCGCCGTCGGCCGGGTTCCGGACGCCGCCGCAGTCGGTCCGGCCACCGGGTGTACGACGGGCTCATGCCTGGCCGTTCGCGGTGACGGCGACGCTGATGCTGCTGGTCCTGGTGATGCCGGCCTACCGGGACGAGTACGACGACACCTGGGTCCAGGGCGCCAGCTACGACGCCCTACCGCTCACCGTCGCCGCCACAGCGGTTCTGCTCACCTGTGGTGCGATGGCGATCCTGCTCCGGCGCGGTGCGGCGGCCGCACGGCACCGGGCACTGCGCTGGTGGTACGACTTCGTGGTGCTGTTGGCTCTGGCGGTGGCGGTCCTCTTCGGGGCGCATCTCGCAGATCCTGAAGTCGCGGCGGGCGCCGGCTCCTTCGTCTTCTACCCAGGGTGTCTGCTCCTGCTGTGGGGCGTGGTCCCGCTGTGGCGCATCAGGAATCGTCGGCGGCACGCCGCGACCCAGCACTGA
- a CDS encoding sensor histidine kinase, whose amino-acid sequence MPARTSRLERLRPKSIRAKVVTLLTLPVVSLMALWGHAAVTTASQVSDTEQLKQVNSALVRPVARFTTAVQDERSAALKYRSAPGAGRDAYDAAALRTDKAVGALRTGVRSSSTDLAALDAALPTRIQRLLKSADSLQDLRASTQGPAAVLAGYGKAVDRAFSVRSKLAGADRTDHASTARTVLELARAREALSSQDAVLGAAQATGAMTGAQYRAFAAAVGLQRGLTQSAVPDLRSQDAAAYRTVLDSADATELAAAQDAVLGVGAAKAVDAVPADRWQPVAAQTLTGLAAAEGAATSAGADAEPYSLATLGSSGLAVLLGLLGVALSLLLSVRIGRGLVSDLTGLRNDALELAATRLPAAIRSIHNGDALDLDTEAPLARTPIRDEVGQVGAALTTVQRAALRAVAGRAEVLTGVSGVYVSLARRSQVLLHRQLDLLDTMERRTDNPTDLEDLFRLDHLTTRMRRHAESLLILSGSAPGRAWRNPVPLIDAVRAGIAETADIDRVQLHDIPDLRLAGTAVADLVHLVAELAENAAMFSPPHTPVVVRGEEVGAGAVLEIEDRGLGMGDEALAAANQKIRTTDIDLLDSRQLGLFVVNRLAERQRLEVTLRRSVYGGITAVVFLPQELLEAPHPGLRPLPEEVAAPAAASAPALAPKPDSVPEAALAPRPTVTADIAPEVAPEAQEAPELPRRARHAAPPPVQARVPGVTAPVAAEPPVPEPEPVTEPVPEPAPVPEPAPAAEAASAPAEDGLPRRVRQANIAPGLRKTEDDSDSEAAQLPARRSPEAARATMTSLRSGRRRATVAREEPHPPNDRMAPPAATEEGTR is encoded by the coding sequence ATGCCCGCACGCACTTCGCGGCTCGAACGGCTGCGCCCCAAATCGATCAGGGCCAAGGTCGTCACCCTGCTGACCCTGCCGGTCGTCTCCCTGATGGCGCTGTGGGGCCACGCCGCGGTCACCACCGCGTCCCAGGTCTCGGACACCGAGCAACTGAAGCAGGTCAACTCGGCCCTGGTGCGGCCCGTCGCGCGCTTCACCACCGCCGTACAGGACGAGCGCTCGGCCGCCCTGAAGTACCGGTCGGCCCCCGGCGCGGGCCGCGACGCCTACGACGCCGCCGCGCTCCGTACGGACAAGGCCGTGGGCGCCCTGCGGACGGGCGTGCGCTCCAGCAGCACCGACCTCGCCGCACTCGACGCCGCGCTGCCCACCCGGATCCAACGGCTGCTCAAGAGCGCCGACTCGCTCCAGGACCTGAGAGCGAGCACGCAGGGCCCGGCGGCCGTGCTCGCCGGATACGGCAAGGCCGTCGACCGCGCCTTCTCGGTACGGTCCAAGCTCGCCGGAGCCGACCGTACGGACCACGCCTCCACCGCCCGGACCGTGCTCGAACTCGCCCGTGCCCGTGAGGCGTTGAGCAGTCAGGACGCCGTGCTCGGCGCCGCGCAGGCCACCGGCGCCATGACCGGCGCCCAGTACCGCGCCTTCGCCGCAGCCGTCGGGCTGCAGCGCGGCCTCACCCAGAGCGCCGTGCCCGACCTGCGCAGCCAGGACGCCGCCGCCTATCGCACGGTCCTCGACTCCGCCGACGCCACCGAACTGGCCGCCGCCCAGGACGCCGTGCTCGGCGTCGGTGCCGCCAAGGCCGTCGACGCGGTACCGGCCGACCGCTGGCAGCCGGTGGCGGCACAGACCCTGACCGGGCTCGCCGCCGCGGAGGGCGCGGCGACCTCGGCAGGCGCCGACGCCGAGCCGTACTCCCTTGCCACACTGGGCAGTTCGGGCCTCGCCGTCCTGCTCGGACTGCTCGGCGTGGCCCTCTCGCTCCTGCTGTCGGTACGCATCGGACGCGGCCTGGTCTCCGACCTCACCGGTCTGCGCAACGACGCGCTCGAACTCGCCGCGACCCGCCTGCCGGCCGCGATCCGCAGCATCCACAACGGCGACGCCCTCGACCTCGACACCGAGGCGCCGCTCGCCCGCACACCCATCCGCGACGAGGTCGGCCAGGTGGGCGCCGCCCTGACGACCGTGCAGCGGGCCGCGCTCCGGGCCGTCGCCGGGCGCGCCGAAGTCCTCACCGGGGTCTCCGGCGTGTACGTCAGCCTCGCCCGCCGCAGCCAGGTGCTGCTCCACCGGCAGCTGGACCTCCTCGACACCATGGAGCGCCGCACCGACAACCCCACTGACCTGGAAGACCTGTTCCGCCTCGACCACCTGACGACGCGGATGCGCCGCCACGCGGAGTCCCTGCTGATCCTGTCCGGCTCGGCCCCCGGCCGCGCCTGGCGCAACCCGGTCCCGCTGATCGACGCCGTACGCGCGGGCATCGCCGAGACCGCGGACATCGACCGCGTCCAGCTGCACGACATCCCCGACCTGCGGCTCGCCGGCACCGCCGTGGCCGACCTGGTCCATCTGGTCGCCGAACTCGCCGAGAACGCCGCCATGTTCTCGCCGCCGCACACCCCCGTGGTGGTCCGCGGCGAGGAGGTCGGCGCCGGAGCCGTCCTGGAGATCGAGGACCGTGGCCTCGGCATGGGCGACGAGGCGCTCGCGGCGGCCAACCAGAAGATCCGCACCACCGACATCGACCTCCTCGACTCCCGCCAGCTCGGCCTGTTCGTGGTCAACCGGCTCGCCGAACGCCAGCGGCTTGAGGTGACGCTGCGGCGCTCGGTGTACGGCGGGATCACGGCCGTGGTCTTCCTCCCGCAGGAACTCCTGGAGGCACCGCATCCGGGGCTGCGGCCCCTGCCGGAGGAGGTGGCCGCCCCCGCCGCTGCCTCCGCACCCGCACTCGCGCCCAAGCCCGATTCCGTACCGGAAGCAGCGTTGGCTCCGCGGCCGACGGTGACTGCGGACATCGCCCCCGAGGTGGCTCCCGAGGCGCAGGAAGCCCCCGAACTCCCGCGCCGCGCACGGCATGCGGCCCCGCCGCCGGTCCAGGCCCGGGTCCCCGGCGTCACGGCACCGGTTGCCGCCGAGCCCCCGGTTCCCGAACCCGAACCGGTGACCGAACCGGTGCCCGAACCGGCTCCGGTTCCCGAACCCGCCCCAGCCGCGGAGGCAGCATCTGCCCCCGCCGAGGACGGCCTGCCCCGCCGCGTACGCCAGGCCAACATCGCCCCCGGGCTGCGCAAGACCGAGGACGACAGCGACAGCGAGGCCGCACAGCTCCCGGCCCGCCGCTCCCCGGAAGCCGCCCGCGCCACGATGACCTCCCTGCGCTCGGGCCGCCGACGCGCCACGGTCGCCCGCGAGGAGCCCCACCCGCCGAACGACCGCATGGCGCCGCCCGCAGCGACCGAAGAAGGAACCCGATGA
- a CDS encoding roadblock/LC7 domain-containing protein → MTPTYTVTNLAGPADRSGAGTGVDWLLNDLVDRVAEVRYTVMLSNDGLCVGASTGLGRDESERFAAIASGFHSLAKGAGRHFDAGGVIQTMVELQGGFLFVVAAGDGSCLAVFTDGHADIGLVAYEMALLVDRVREHLGVPTRSDGEAT, encoded by the coding sequence ATGACCCCGACCTACACCGTCACCAACCTGGCCGGGCCCGCCGACCGATCCGGCGCGGGCACAGGCGTCGACTGGCTGCTCAACGACCTGGTGGACCGGGTCGCCGAAGTCCGGTACACGGTCATGCTCTCCAACGACGGCCTGTGCGTCGGCGCCTCCACGGGCCTGGGCCGCGACGAGTCCGAACGCTTCGCCGCGATCGCCTCCGGCTTCCACTCCCTCGCCAAGGGCGCGGGCCGCCACTTCGACGCCGGCGGCGTCATCCAGACCATGGTCGAACTCCAGGGCGGCTTCCTCTTCGTGGTCGCCGCGGGCGACGGCTCCTGCCTCGCCGTGTTCACCGACGGGCACGCCGACATCGGCCTGGTCGCCTACGAGATGGCCCTGCTCGTCGACCGCGTACGCGAACACCTCGGCGTACCCACGAGGTCGGACGGCGAGGCCACATGA
- a CDS encoding GTP-binding protein, which translates to MASAHSEQLPAARTDFTALKLLIAGGFGVGKTTLVETVSEIRPLRTEEDLTEASRPVDSLHGVATKTTTTVAMDFGRITLRDDLALYLFGTPGQDRFWFAWDELSTGCLGAVVLADTRRLADCFPSVDYFESRSIPFVVAVNCFDGLRTHTPDAVSRALDLGPDTPVLLCDVREQASGKDVLITLVEHVLAQLPGR; encoded by the coding sequence ATGGCCTCCGCGCACTCTGAGCAACTGCCCGCCGCCCGCACCGACTTCACGGCCCTGAAGCTCCTGATCGCCGGCGGGTTCGGCGTCGGAAAGACCACGCTGGTGGAAACGGTGAGCGAGATCCGCCCGCTGCGCACCGAGGAGGACCTCACCGAGGCCTCCCGCCCGGTGGACAGCCTGCACGGCGTGGCCACGAAGACCACCACGACCGTCGCGATGGACTTCGGCCGCATCACCCTGCGCGACGACCTGGCCCTCTACCTCTTCGGTACGCCCGGCCAGGACCGCTTCTGGTTCGCCTGGGACGAGTTGTCCACGGGCTGCCTGGGCGCGGTCGTCCTGGCCGACACCCGCCGCCTGGCGGACTGCTTCCCGTCGGTCGACTACTTCGAGAGCCGGAGCATCCCGTTCGTCGTCGCGGTCAACTGCTTCGACGGCCTGCGCACCCACACCCCCGACGCCGTGTCCCGCGCCCTCGATCTGGGACCCGACACGCCTGTCCTGCTGTGCGACGTCCGGGAGCAGGCGTCCGGCAAGGACGTCCTGATCACCCTCGTGGAGCATGTGCTGGCCCAGCTTCCCGGACGGTAG
- a CDS encoding isopenicillin N synthase family dioxygenase: MDRLPVIDVSALAGGGEAGERAAAAIGRACRDNGFFYVTGHGVPDELCGRLDAAARRFFALPEPVKQEISMARGGRTWRGHFPVGGELTSGRPDLKEGIYFGAELPAGDPRPLHGPNLFPAQVPELGPAVLEYLDRLTALGQTVMRGVARSLGLPGGYFSDGCTAEPTVLFRIFHYPPSAPGAAEWGVGEHTDYGLLTLLAQDDNGGLEVRTPDGWLEAPPLPGTFVCNIGDMLDRLTGGVYRSTPHRVRNLSGNDRLSFPFFFDPGWSSEVPPLPTTGADVPGSARWDGQDLRAFDGTYGDYLLDKVSKVFPQLRADVL; encoded by the coding sequence ATGGACCGACTACCGGTGATCGACGTCAGCGCCCTGGCAGGCGGCGGCGAGGCAGGCGAACGGGCCGCGGCCGCGATCGGCCGGGCGTGCCGCGACAACGGGTTCTTCTACGTCACCGGACACGGCGTGCCCGACGAGTTGTGCGGGCGCCTGGACGCCGCGGCCCGGCGCTTCTTCGCGTTGCCGGAGCCGGTAAAGCAGGAGATCTCCATGGCCAGGGGCGGCCGCACCTGGCGGGGCCACTTCCCCGTCGGGGGCGAGCTCACCTCGGGCCGCCCCGATCTGAAGGAGGGGATCTACTTCGGCGCCGAACTCCCCGCAGGGGACCCCCGCCCCCTGCACGGCCCCAACCTGTTCCCCGCCCAAGTCCCCGAACTCGGGCCCGCGGTACTGGAGTACCTCGACCGGCTGACCGCCCTCGGCCAGACCGTGATGCGCGGCGTCGCACGCAGTCTCGGTCTGCCGGGCGGCTACTTCTCCGACGGCTGCACCGCCGAGCCGACCGTGCTGTTCCGCATCTTCCACTACCCGCCGTCCGCGCCGGGCGCCGCGGAGTGGGGCGTGGGCGAGCACACCGACTACGGGCTGCTGACCCTGCTGGCGCAGGACGACAACGGCGGCCTGGAGGTACGCACCCCCGACGGCTGGCTCGAGGCCCCGCCCCTGCCCGGCACCTTCGTCTGCAACATCGGTGACATGCTCGACCGCCTCACCGGCGGCGTGTACCGCTCCACCCCGCACCGGGTCCGCAACCTCAGCGGCAACGACCGGCTGTCCTTCCCCTTCTTCTTCGACCCCGGCTGGTCCAGCGAGGTCCCGCCCCTGCCCACCACCGGCGCCGACGTTCCCGGCAGCGCCCGCTGGGACGGCCAGGACCTGCGCGCCTTCGACGGCACGTACGGCGACTACCTCCTGGACAAGGTCTCCAAGGTCTTCCCCCAGCTCCGCGCCGACGTTCTGTGA
- a CDS encoding SDR family NAD(P)-dependent oxidoreductase: MRRFEEHGVLITGAARGIGAATATRLAQEGGRILLTDVDGTAAEKTAGVLREQGADAWALECDVASRASVEAAVAYAMDRMGGLDVLVNNAASCGLDAPHFEDEPDEVWQRDLDITLNGAFRCARAAMPHLTASGRGAIVNIGSVNGEVSFGNHAYSAAKAGLASLTRTLADHAGPRGVRVNLVAPGTVRTTAWAGREKQLDAVRSLYPLGRVGEPEDIAAAVAFLASRDAAWITGTTLRVDGGILAAHTAFRTPPED, from the coding sequence ATGAGACGCTTCGAAGAACACGGCGTACTGATCACTGGAGCGGCGCGCGGCATCGGCGCGGCCACGGCCACCCGGCTCGCCCAGGAGGGCGGGCGAATCCTGCTGACGGATGTGGACGGGACGGCGGCCGAGAAGACAGCGGGCGTGTTGCGCGAACAAGGCGCCGATGCCTGGGCGTTGGAGTGCGACGTGGCCTCTCGCGCATCGGTGGAGGCGGCGGTCGCGTACGCCATGGATCGCATGGGCGGGCTCGACGTCCTGGTCAACAACGCCGCGTCGTGCGGCCTGGACGCGCCGCACTTCGAGGACGAGCCCGACGAGGTGTGGCAGCGCGACCTCGACATCACCCTCAACGGCGCCTTTCGCTGCGCCCGCGCAGCCATGCCACATCTGACGGCCTCCGGTCGCGGCGCGATCGTGAACATCGGCTCGGTCAACGGCGAGGTCTCCTTCGGCAACCACGCCTACAGCGCGGCCAAGGCAGGCCTCGCCTCCCTCACCCGCACCCTCGCCGACCACGCGGGACCGCGCGGAGTCCGCGTCAACCTCGTCGCTCCCGGCACGGTCCGGACCACGGCCTGGGCGGGCCGCGAGAAGCAACTCGACGCCGTGCGCAGCTTGTATCCGCTCGGGCGGGTCGGCGAGCCCGAGGACATCGCGGCCGCCGTGGCGTTCCTGGCGTCCCGGGACGCCGCCTGGATCACCGGGACCACACTGCGGGTCGACGGCGGAATCCTCGCCGCGCACACGGCATTCCGTACGCCACCGGAGGATTGA
- a CDS encoding DUF742 domain-containing protein, whose protein sequence is MTDAHLHRRPAERSADAWSDRYDDDAGPLVRLYAMTAGRARTDNGAERVDLMAIVRPTAATPRAPLPPEQRALLALCAGGPRPVADLASDSGLPLGVVRVLLGDLTAHGLIHITPPESTATKAARPDAHLLREVINGLRAL, encoded by the coding sequence ATGACGGACGCGCACCTCCACCGCCGGCCCGCCGAGCGGTCCGCGGACGCCTGGAGCGACCGCTATGACGACGACGCGGGCCCCCTCGTCCGCCTCTACGCCATGACCGCGGGCCGCGCCCGCACGGACAACGGCGCAGAGCGCGTCGACCTGATGGCGATCGTCCGCCCCACCGCGGCCACTCCGCGCGCTCCGCTCCCACCCGAGCAGCGCGCCCTGCTGGCCCTGTGTGCCGGGGGCCCGCGCCCGGTCGCCGACTTGGCCTCCGACTCGGGCCTGCCGCTCGGCGTCGTACGCGTCCTGCTGGGCGACCTGACGGCCCACGGCCTGATCCACATCACCCCGCCCGAGTCCACCGCCACCAAGGCCGCCCGCCCCGACGCCCACCTCCTGCGAGAAGTGATCAATGGCCTCCGCGCACTCTGA
- a CDS encoding ATP-binding protein yields MTIELTLLPRVAWRGQDVTAPRLRALLALLAGDVRTGCDAGRLVAGLWPDELPERPGKALQVLVSRARAQFGAEVVASTQTGYRLALAEDRVDSSALLLHAAASADRAGAGDHAGSLAAAETGLALWEGTADDGADPVAALRAERAPVREGLVRARALALARLGRHAQAAGPLAVAASEHPRDEEVLAELLRAEAATAGPAAALERYEAYRRTLRDELGTDPGAGLKVVQQELLRGEAPLVRHGVPHEPNQLLGRDEDIAAVRRLLRASRAVTVVGPGGLGKTRLAHAVGRGAEQRVVYFVPLAGVTADEDVAVEVAAALGAGETRHGVVSGPAPAADPVSAILGVLGSGPALLVLDNCEQVIGGAAGLVQALISSSKDLRVLATGRAALDLTSEAVYALPELGLDTSVELFTQRARAARPGVELPPDEVAELCRHLDGLPLAVELAAARVRVLAVPEIARRLGDRFALLRGGGRDVPERHRTLHAVVEWSWNLLSPEARAALRTLSVFPGGFLGEAAEQVLGTDALSLLEQLAGQSLLTVTDTPVGVRFHMLETVREFSAARRTEAGEDEEAVGRFLAWARDFGVTYHDWLFGPQPRTAWARIRAEQDNLVAALRQALARADGPALAALTAVLAALWSTDSNYPRLAALAADTGPPLSHYRPEPEYDEVARAAAVLCAAGLFMNHGPHGVRQLVTLRRLPPAPPDTLLRAVAVVLGAAAEMRPPDHEVLHELCASERPLVAALAECAATYVWEYEHDIDRAYASALRMTAALAPVDNPTLQLMGHSRLSELSLRTGRGEIAYEHLKAALGALPRLGDEHDHIGIRSGLVLACLQRGDPDEAETWLRQAQADNTPRQEAFYSPDLGARAEIALARGLTEAGLGLWRGAVDRLPVTGSPYGDDPWLDPWALQIQSAAVTAHAYARRLECVAEPAERLRQGLRTLLTGPPRSPLDLPVCGTVLHALGMAGIAAEDTSAVRMLALAERLRVLREFQPTMSAARARQAAEDADRAAYADAALEYAALGRDELREAARGLISRRG; encoded by the coding sequence GTGACCATCGAGCTGACGCTGCTGCCGCGCGTCGCCTGGCGCGGCCAGGACGTCACCGCGCCCCGGCTGCGCGCTCTCCTCGCGCTGCTCGCGGGCGACGTACGCACGGGCTGCGACGCCGGGCGTCTGGTGGCGGGGCTGTGGCCGGACGAGTTGCCGGAGCGGCCCGGGAAGGCGTTGCAGGTCCTGGTGTCCAGGGCGCGGGCGCAGTTCGGCGCCGAGGTCGTCGCGAGCACTCAGACCGGATACCGGCTCGCCCTCGCCGAGGACCGGGTCGACAGCTCCGCCCTGCTGCTGCACGCCGCCGCGAGCGCGGACCGGGCCGGGGCCGGGGACCACGCGGGATCCCTGGCGGCGGCCGAGACAGGGCTCGCGCTGTGGGAGGGCACCGCCGACGACGGCGCCGACCCGGTGGCCGCGCTGCGCGCCGAGCGCGCCCCCGTACGCGAGGGCCTCGTCCGCGCGCGGGCGCTCGCGCTGGCCCGCCTCGGCCGGCACGCACAGGCGGCCGGGCCGCTGGCCGTCGCCGCGTCGGAGCATCCGCGCGACGAGGAGGTGCTTGCCGAACTGCTGCGCGCCGAGGCGGCCACGGCGGGTCCGGCCGCCGCGCTGGAGCGGTACGAAGCGTACCGGCGCACGCTGCGCGACGAGCTCGGCACGGATCCGGGCGCAGGGCTCAAGGTCGTACAGCAGGAACTCCTGCGCGGCGAGGCACCGTTGGTCAGGCACGGTGTGCCGCACGAGCCGAACCAGCTGCTCGGCCGGGACGAGGACATCGCGGCGGTGCGGCGTCTCCTGCGCGCCTCCCGCGCCGTCACCGTCGTCGGCCCCGGCGGCCTGGGCAAGACCCGGCTCGCGCACGCCGTCGGCCGTGGGGCCGAGCAGCGCGTGGTGTATTTCGTGCCGCTCGCCGGTGTCACCGCGGACGAGGACGTGGCCGTCGAGGTGGCTGCTGCGCTCGGCGCGGGCGAGACCCGGCACGGCGTCGTGAGCGGGCCTGCCCCCGCGGCCGACCCGGTGTCCGCGATCCTCGGCGTGCTCGGCTCCGGGCCCGCGCTGCTGGTCCTCGACAACTGCGAGCAGGTCATCGGGGGCGCGGCCGGTCTCGTACAGGCGCTGATCTCGTCCTCGAAGGACCTGCGGGTGCTCGCCACCGGCCGGGCGGCGCTGGACCTCACTTCGGAGGCCGTGTACGCGCTGCCGGAGCTGGGCCTCGACACCTCGGTCGAGCTGTTCACGCAGCGGGCCCGGGCCGCCCGGCCGGGCGTGGAGCTGCCGCCGGACGAGGTGGCAGAGCTGTGCCGGCACCTCGACGGGCTGCCGCTCGCCGTGGAGTTGGCCGCGGCGCGGGTACGAGTCCTGGCGGTGCCGGAGATCGCCCGCCGTCTCGGCGACCGGTTCGCGCTGCTGCGCGGCGGGGGACGGGACGTGCCGGAGCGGCACCGCACGCTGCACGCCGTCGTGGAGTGGAGCTGGAACCTGCTCTCGCCGGAAGCCAGGGCGGCGCTGCGCACGCTGTCGGTGTTCCCCGGCGGCTTCCTGGGGGAGGCGGCGGAACAGGTCCTGGGTACGGACGCGCTCTCTCTGCTCGAGCAGTTGGCCGGTCAGTCGCTGCTCACCGTTACCGACACCCCGGTCGGGGTGCGGTTCCACATGCTGGAGACCGTACGGGAGTTCAGCGCGGCCCGGCGCACCGAGGCGGGCGAGGACGAGGAGGCCGTGGGCCGGTTCCTCGCCTGGGCGCGGGACTTCGGGGTCACGTACCACGACTGGCTATTCGGCCCGCAGCCCCGGACTGCCTGGGCGCGCATCAGGGCCGAGCAGGACAACCTCGTCGCGGCCCTGCGACAGGCCCTGGCCCGCGCGGACGGCCCTGCCCTCGCCGCTCTCACCGCGGTCCTCGCCGCCCTGTGGTCCACCGACTCGAACTACCCGCGCCTCGCCGCCCTCGCGGCCGACACCGGACCGCCGCTGTCGCACTACCGTCCCGAGCCGGAGTACGACGAAGTCGCCCGCGCCGCCGCGGTGTTGTGCGCGGCGGGCCTGTTCATGAACCACGGCCCGCACGGCGTACGCCAGCTCGTCACTCTGCGCCGGCTGCCCCCGGCCCCGCCGGACACACTGCTGCGCGCCGTCGCGGTCGTGCTGGGCGCGGCCGCCGAGATGCGCCCGCCCGACCACGAAGTGCTGCACGAACTCTGTGCGAGCGAGAGGCCGTTGGTCGCCGCCCTCGCCGAGTGCGCCGCCACCTACGTGTGGGAGTACGAGCACGACATCGACCGCGCGTACGCCTCGGCCCTGCGGATGACCGCCGCACTGGCCCCCGTCGACAACCCGACCCTGCAACTCATGGGCCACTCCCGGCTGAGCGAGCTGAGCCTGCGGACGGGGCGCGGCGAGATCGCGTACGAACACCTCAAGGCGGCACTCGGGGCGCTGCCGCGGCTCGGCGACGAGCACGACCACATCGGAATCCGCTCCGGCCTGGTCCTCGCCTGCCTGCAGCGCGGCGACCCCGACGAGGCCGAGACCTGGCTGCGGCAGGCGCAGGCCGACAACACCCCGCGGCAGGAAGCCTTTTACAGTCCCGATCTCGGCGCCCGCGCCGAGATCGCGCTTGCCCGCGGGCTGACGGAGGCCGGACTCGGCCTGTGGCGCGGCGCCGTGGACCGGCTGCCCGTGACCGGCTCGCCGTACGGCGACGACCCCTGGCTCGACCCGTGGGCGCTGCAGATCCAGTCGGCGGCCGTGACGGCCCATGCGTACGCCCGCCGTCTCGAGTGCGTCGCGGAGCCGGCCGAGCGCTTGCGGCAGGGGCTGCGGACGCTGCTGACCGGTCCGCCCCGCTCGCCCCTGGATCTCCCGGTCTGCGGGACGGTGCTGCACGCGTTGGGCATGGCGGGGATCGCGGCCGAGGACACCTCGGCGGTACGGATGCTCGCGCTGGCCGAACGGCTGCGGGTGCTGCGGGAGTTCCAGCCCACGATGTCGGCGGCCCGCGCCCGGCAGGCGGCCGAGGACGCGGACCGGGCGGCGTACGCCGACGCGGCGCTGGAGTACGCCGCCCTCGGGCGGGACGAGCTGCGCGAGGCGGCCCGCGGACTCATTTCGCGTCGCGGCTGA